Proteins found in one Promicromonospora sukumoe genomic segment:
- a CDS encoding NAD-dependent epimerase/dehydratase family protein: MRVVVVGATGNVGTALLRALHAEPRVTSLLGIARRLPDRGAEPYVYAGWGAVDVGSEQTDEAVVGRLVEQFRRADAVVHLAWLIQPNRQRERLRRTNVEGTRRVAEAVARAGVPHLVVASSVSAYSPVADDEPRREDWPVAGTRTSHYSVDKAAQERVLDEFERAHPDVAVARLRPALIFQADAAQEVVRYFLGPLVPVSLLRYGRPPAIPLPAGLRLQAVHADDVADAYARVVLERARGAFNVAARDVLSGQDLARIAGHGRLVEVPPSAVRGVLAAAYAARVVRTDPGWLDMALGVPVLDATRIRSELGWAPRRTAADALEDLLEGMAVGQGTGSAPLRPASPRPPGDATVPVPRRAGAEPRIPDSMDHYLFGLYLSDHFTGATAGLERLELMTRTYADTPFYAELAEATEQLRGERELYRDLLNALGVPRRRHRQVAAWLGEKAGRLKLNGRLTDRSPMTAVLEAELMRSAVLGKIGGWQTLREHADDVGLDAARLDELLDQARAQVELFDRFHAWARERAFRSGTVPG; the protein is encoded by the coding sequence ATGCGCGTCGTCGTCGTGGGTGCCACCGGAAATGTCGGGACCGCGCTGCTGCGCGCCCTGCACGCGGAGCCGCGGGTCACGTCCCTGCTGGGGATCGCCCGGCGGTTGCCGGACCGCGGCGCCGAGCCGTACGTGTACGCGGGGTGGGGGGCCGTCGACGTCGGCTCGGAGCAGACGGACGAGGCCGTGGTCGGGCGGCTCGTCGAGCAGTTCCGCAGGGCGGACGCCGTCGTGCACCTGGCCTGGCTGATCCAGCCGAACCGGCAGCGCGAGCGGCTGCGCCGCACCAACGTGGAGGGCACCCGGCGGGTGGCCGAGGCGGTGGCGCGGGCCGGGGTGCCGCACCTGGTGGTCGCGTCCTCGGTGAGCGCGTACTCCCCCGTGGCCGACGACGAGCCGCGGCGCGAGGACTGGCCCGTCGCGGGCACCCGGACGTCGCACTACAGCGTGGACAAGGCCGCGCAGGAGCGGGTGCTGGACGAGTTCGAGCGGGCGCACCCCGACGTCGCGGTGGCGCGGCTGCGGCCCGCGCTGATCTTCCAGGCGGACGCCGCGCAGGAGGTCGTGCGGTACTTCCTGGGCCCGCTCGTGCCGGTGAGCCTGCTGCGGTACGGCCGGCCGCCCGCGATCCCGCTGCCCGCGGGGCTGCGCCTGCAGGCGGTGCACGCCGACGACGTCGCCGACGCCTACGCGCGCGTGGTCCTGGAGCGTGCCCGCGGGGCGTTCAACGTGGCGGCCCGGGACGTGCTGAGCGGCCAGGACCTGGCCCGGATCGCGGGTCACGGCCGCCTGGTCGAGGTGCCGCCGTCGGCCGTCCGGGGCGTGCTGGCCGCCGCCTACGCGGCGCGGGTGGTGCGTACCGACCCGGGCTGGCTCGACATGGCGCTGGGGGTGCCGGTCCTGGACGCGACCCGCATCCGGTCCGAGCTCGGGTGGGCGCCGCGCCGGACCGCGGCGGACGCGCTCGAGGACCTGCTGGAGGGCATGGCCGTGGGCCAGGGCACGGGGTCGGCGCCGCTGCGGCCCGCGAGCCCGCGGCCCCCGGGCGACGCCACGGTGCCCGTGCCGCGGCGGGCGGGCGCGGAGCCACGCATCCCGGACTCGATGGACCACTACCTGTTCGGCCTCTACCTCTCCGACCACTTCACCGGCGCGACGGCGGGCCTGGAGCGGCTGGAGCTGATGACCCGCACCTACGCGGACACGCCGTTCTACGCGGAGCTGGCGGAGGCCACCGAGCAGCTGCGGGGCGAGCGGGAGCTGTACCGCGACCTGCTGAACGCCCTGGGCGTGCCGCGGCGCCGGCACCGCCAAGTGGCGGCGTGGCTGGGCGAGAAGGCGGGGCGCCTCAAGCTCAACGGCCGCCTCACGGACCGGTCGCCGATGACGGCGGTGCTGGAGGCCGAGCTCATGCGGTCCGCGGTGCTCGGCAAGATCGGCGGCTGGCAGACCCTGCGGGAGCACGCCGACGACGTCGGCCTGGACGCCGCGCGGCTCGACGAGCTCCTGGACCAGGCCCGCGCGCAGGTCGAGCTGTTCGACCGGTTCCACGCCTGGGCGCGGGAGCGGGCGTTCCGCAGCGGGACGGTGCCGGGCTAG
- a CDS encoding YihY/virulence factor BrkB family protein: MTDIDDSSSRTGAPAPDDRRKPDSPPDLHRGTWKYVARNTVRQFSADECLDLAAALTYYAVLAAAPALLALVSVLGLVGDAEQAVERVIDTVDGVVPPDALAVVEPLVQNAAGGGGRAGLALVLGVALALWSASGYVGAFGRAMNRIYSIDEGRPVWKLRPVMLLVTLVAVVIAALIVVALVLSGSLARAVGDAVGLGSTSVTVWNIAKWPVVLLLVIVLVAILYRVTPNVRQPRMRWISVGAFVAIFAWVLASAAFGFYVATFSSYDATYGSLAGIIVFLLWLWITNLALLFGAELDAELERGRQLQGGIAAEETLQLPPKDARASEKREAKRLKEVERGRELRTTAAGRHRADDGDTSKDSTGQNSTSKDS; the protein is encoded by the coding sequence ATGACCGACATCGACGACTCGTCCTCCCGCACCGGCGCACCGGCACCGGACGACCGGCGCAAGCCAGACTCCCCGCCGGACCTGCACCGGGGCACGTGGAAGTACGTCGCGCGCAACACCGTGCGGCAGTTCTCCGCGGACGAGTGCCTGGACCTGGCGGCGGCGCTGACGTACTACGCCGTGCTCGCCGCGGCCCCGGCCCTGCTCGCCCTCGTCTCCGTCCTCGGGCTGGTGGGCGACGCCGAGCAGGCGGTCGAGCGGGTCATCGACACGGTCGACGGCGTGGTGCCGCCGGACGCGCTGGCGGTCGTCGAGCCCCTGGTCCAGAACGCCGCCGGGGGCGGGGGCCGCGCAGGGCTGGCCCTCGTCCTCGGTGTCGCGCTCGCCCTGTGGTCCGCGTCCGGGTACGTGGGCGCCTTCGGGCGGGCGATGAACCGGATCTACTCGATCGACGAGGGCCGCCCGGTGTGGAAGCTGCGCCCTGTGATGCTGCTGGTCACGCTGGTCGCGGTGGTGATCGCGGCACTGATCGTGGTGGCACTCGTGCTGAGCGGCTCGCTGGCCCGGGCGGTGGGCGACGCCGTCGGGCTGGGCTCCACGTCCGTCACGGTGTGGAACATCGCGAAGTGGCCCGTCGTGCTGCTGCTCGTCATCGTGCTGGTCGCGATCCTGTACCGGGTCACGCCGAACGTCCGCCAGCCGCGGATGCGCTGGATCAGCGTCGGCGCGTTCGTCGCGATCTTCGCGTGGGTGCTCGCGTCGGCCGCCTTCGGGTTCTACGTCGCGACGTTCTCCAGCTACGACGCCACGTACGGCTCGCTGGCCGGCATCATCGTGTTCCTGCTGTGGCTCTGGATCACCAACCTCGCGCTGCTGTTCGGCGCGGAGCTCGACGCCGAGCTGGAACGCGGGCGCCAGCTCCAGGGCGGCATCGCTGCCGAGGAGACCCTCCAGCTCCCGCCCAAGGACGCCCGCGCCAGCGAGAAGCGCGAGGCCAAGCGCCTCAAGGAGGTCGAGCGCGGGCGCGAGCTGCGCACCACGGCGGCCGGGCGGCACCGCGCGGACGACGGCGACACGAGCAAGGACAGCACGGGCCAGAACAGCACGAGCAAGGACAGCTAG
- a CDS encoding DUF3618 domain-containing protein, translating into MSTNVSGNGSDTHGPDTNGPDPHGSETNDPEVIRADIERTREELSHDVDALGDRINPAHMARRQADRVRSGVSHVKERVTGSAHDPASSGRTPSARKPSAPSPWSAPDQSSVNQLLDRVRENPLGVGLVAFGLGFAVASLVVSGRAARR; encoded by the coding sequence ATGAGCACCAACGTCTCTGGCAACGGCTCCGACACGCACGGCCCGGACACGAACGGCCCTGACCCCCACGGCTCGGAAACGAACGATCCCGAGGTGATCCGCGCGGACATCGAGCGGACGCGCGAGGAGCTGAGCCACGACGTCGACGCGCTCGGCGACCGGATCAACCCGGCCCACATGGCGCGCCGCCAGGCCGACCGGGTGCGTTCCGGCGTGTCCCACGTCAAGGAGCGGGTGACGGGTTCGGCGCACGACCCCGCGTCGTCGGGCCGGACGCCGTCCGCGCGGAAGCCTTCGGCGCCGAGCCCGTGGTCGGCGCCGGACCAGTCGTCCGTGAACCAGCTGCTGGACCGGGTGCGGGAGAACCCCCTCGGCGTGGGCCTGGTGGCCTTCGGGCTCGGTTTCGCGGTCGCGTCGCTCGTCGTGTCCGGCCGCGCCGCGCGCCGCTAG
- a CDS encoding phage holin family protein, producing MSQTAPDPFAPSSAAPPPPDVPPGQESIGRLVGEVSRDLSTLVRQEVALAKAEVAQSAKNAGKGAGMFGGAGVAGHMVLVFLSISLWWALATWLGGGWSALVVAGVWALIAGVLALRGRAALQSVGGLPKTAESVKKIPDALRGHEERNS from the coding sequence ATGAGCCAGACGGCACCTGATCCGTTCGCCCCGTCCAGCGCGGCACCGCCCCCGCCGGACGTCCCACCCGGGCAGGAGAGCATCGGCCGGCTCGTCGGCGAGGTCAGCCGCGACCTGTCGACGCTGGTCCGGCAGGAGGTCGCGCTCGCCAAGGCCGAGGTGGCGCAGTCCGCGAAGAACGCCGGGAAGGGCGCCGGCATGTTCGGCGGCGCGGGCGTCGCGGGGCACATGGTGCTGGTCTTCCTGTCGATCTCCCTGTGGTGGGCGCTCGCGACGTGGCTGGGCGGCGGCTGGTCCGCGCTCGTCGTCGCCGGAGTGTGGGCCCTGATCGCGGGCGTGCTCGCCCTGCGCGGCCGGGCCGCGCTGCAGTCCGTGGGCGGCCTGCCGAAGACCGCCGAGTCCGTCAAGAAGATCCCCGACGCGCTGCGCGGACACGAGGAGAGGAACTCATGA
- a CDS encoding PAS and ANTAR domain-containing protein — translation MGLGTNLLVGTYRVELSSGTWWWSDEVYTMHGWKRNEIEPGLDALRSRKHPDDRGRVVRAASQALRVGRPFACAHRIVDRSGRTRSVVVTGQGSQSERGGSPELVGYVVDVTPVQREALDREADGAVNRAFVSQASIEQAKGVIAVVRGVDENTATEMLADIARKAEVTLRLAADQIMAALHADNEKTGVTQAALKRAIDTVHPVGRPRGHDALLTRRPRRTDTRSRDN, via the coding sequence ATGGGCCTGGGTACCAATCTTCTTGTCGGCACCTACCGGGTGGAGCTCTCCTCCGGGACCTGGTGGTGGTCGGACGAGGTCTACACCATGCACGGCTGGAAGCGGAACGAGATCGAGCCGGGGCTCGACGCCCTGCGTTCCCGGAAGCACCCCGACGACCGCGGCCGGGTGGTGCGGGCCGCGAGCCAGGCCCTGCGGGTCGGCCGCCCGTTCGCGTGCGCCCACCGCATCGTGGACCGCAGCGGCCGCACCCGGTCGGTCGTGGTCACGGGTCAGGGCAGCCAGAGCGAGCGCGGCGGGTCACCCGAGCTGGTCGGCTACGTCGTGGACGTCACGCCCGTCCAGCGGGAGGCGCTCGACCGTGAGGCGGACGGCGCCGTGAACCGCGCCTTCGTCAGCCAGGCGTCGATCGAGCAGGCCAAGGGCGTCATCGCCGTGGTGCGCGGCGTCGACGAGAACACCGCGACCGAGATGCTGGCCGACATCGCCCGGAAGGCCGAGGTCACGCTGCGGCTCGCGGCCGACCAGATCATGGCGGCCCTCCACGCCGACAACGAGAAGACCGGCGTCACGCAGGCCGCCCTGAAGCGGGCGATCGACACCGTCCACCCGGTGGGCCGGCCGCGCGGGCACGACGCGCTGCTGACACGACGGCCGCGCCGGACGGACACGCGGAGCCGGGACAACTAG
- a CDS encoding CocE/NonD family hydrolase, protein MHRPRAALTTVSALAAVALAGAIGVPVAMATSEDPTGAPSAATSGKPSGSTSGSTSGKAAVATADDPVTHEENDRVPEGAAWTQHYFPSSDGSDVELHADVLLPEGLEKGEQVPVIMSAGSYFGHSGEIFDEGHPNTGPSDRFGDLVEGIDLFDRGYALVLVDTRGYGGSTGCIDFAGPGEQADVAAAIDWAADQSWSTGAVGMYGKSYDAVTGLIGNNLDQDALKAVVAQEPIWDMYDRVRSNGVPRQEGIIAPSTYNTIAQLPQMADDDERYVKNSQYELTHPECLAANTVNNLIADPGTSYWQDRDLAKHAAGTDTPLFVTQGFLEWNTRAEGMEEYLTNHEGPQRGWLGPWDHVRGNDRTEDGTLKMGREGWFDEIGAFYDEYLKGVEPTTDYPAYSVQDSTGTWRAEDSWPVVDKTARIKLGSGSYVDDGGPQEEQDGSRSSFVKWSEPVERDTRVVGTPKVSLNAKGNGNVLVELHDVAPDGTAVAFDEQAAVVQAGRLTVDLESADWTLAAGHRLAVEIGSIQNGSWVDTPSGQKIKATDVRLELPLDDPAGDVPTEGDRAVWLDSYLAAYTAEMTPGEATFTVPSPGARD, encoded by the coding sequence ATGCACAGACCACGAGCCGCACTCACGACCGTGTCCGCACTAGCCGCCGTCGCCCTGGCGGGCGCCATCGGTGTCCCCGTCGCCATGGCGACGTCGGAGGACCCGACGGGCGCGCCGTCCGCGGCGACGTCGGGCAAGCCGTCCGGCAGCACGTCGGGCAGCACGTCCGGGAAGGCCGCCGTCGCGACCGCCGACGACCCGGTGACGCACGAGGAGAACGACAGGGTCCCGGAGGGGGCCGCGTGGACGCAGCACTACTTCCCGTCCTCGGACGGGTCCGACGTCGAGCTGCACGCCGACGTCCTGCTGCCCGAGGGGCTGGAGAAGGGCGAGCAGGTGCCGGTGATCATGTCGGCCGGCTCGTACTTCGGGCACTCGGGGGAGATCTTCGACGAGGGCCACCCGAACACCGGCCCGTCCGATCGCTTCGGCGACCTGGTCGAGGGGATCGACCTGTTCGACCGCGGCTACGCGCTGGTCCTGGTGGACACCCGCGGCTACGGCGGCTCGACCGGCTGCATCGACTTCGCGGGGCCGGGCGAGCAGGCCGACGTCGCCGCCGCGATCGACTGGGCCGCGGACCAGTCGTGGTCCACGGGCGCGGTGGGCATGTACGGCAAGTCGTACGACGCCGTCACCGGCCTGATCGGCAACAACCTGGACCAGGACGCGCTCAAGGCCGTCGTGGCGCAGGAGCCCATCTGGGACATGTACGACCGCGTCCGCAGCAACGGCGTGCCCCGTCAGGAGGGCATCATCGCGCCGAGCACGTACAACACGATCGCCCAGCTCCCGCAGATGGCGGACGACGACGAGCGCTACGTGAAGAACTCGCAGTACGAGCTGACGCACCCGGAGTGCCTCGCGGCCAACACGGTGAACAACCTGATCGCCGACCCGGGCACCAGCTACTGGCAGGACCGTGACCTGGCGAAGCACGCCGCGGGCACCGACACGCCGCTGTTCGTCACCCAGGGCTTCCTGGAGTGGAACACCCGCGCCGAGGGCATGGAGGAGTACCTCACCAACCACGAGGGCCCGCAGCGCGGCTGGCTGGGCCCGTGGGACCACGTGCGCGGCAACGACCGCACCGAGGACGGCACCCTGAAGATGGGGCGCGAGGGCTGGTTCGACGAGATCGGCGCCTTCTACGACGAGTACCTCAAGGGCGTGGAGCCGACGACGGACTACCCGGCGTACTCCGTCCAGGACAGCACCGGCACCTGGCGCGCCGAGGACTCCTGGCCCGTCGTGGACAAGACGGCCCGGATCAAGCTCGGCAGCGGCTCGTACGTCGACGACGGCGGCCCGCAGGAGGAGCAGGACGGCAGCCGGTCGAGCTTCGTGAAGTGGTCCGAGCCCGTCGAGCGGGACACCCGCGTGGTCGGGACGCCCAAGGTGTCGCTGAACGCGAAGGGCAACGGCAACGTGCTGGTCGAGCTGCACGACGTCGCCCCCGACGGCACCGCCGTCGCGTTCGACGAGCAGGCCGCCGTGGTGCAGGCCGGGCGGCTGACGGTCGACCTGGAGTCGGCCGACTGGACCCTGGCCGCCGGCCACCGGCTCGCCGTGGAGATCGGCTCGATCCAGAACGGCTCGTGGGTGGACACGCCGTCGGGCCAGAAGATCAAGGCCACGGACGTCCGCCTGGAGCTGCCGCTGGACGACCCGGCCGGCGACGTGCCCACCGAGGGCGACCGCGCCGTCTGGCTGGACTCGTACCTGGCCGCGTACACCGCGGAGATGACGCCGGGCGAGGCCACCTTCACGGTGCCCTCGCCCGGTGCCCGGGACTGA